The Nymphaea colorata isolate Beijing-Zhang1983 chromosome 5, ASM883128v2, whole genome shotgun sequence DNA segment ATTTTGCTgtcatttttgtttgtgaattttttcttttggattgcTGCAGTATTTATACTcggattttattttatttttcattagtttACAGCAGTTGCTTTTTTATGGAATTTTGTTGTAGAGAATTTTATTTGCCATTGTAAGTTATACATCAAGTTTTGATTTCGCAGTGTTTGTAAATGGCTTCCGGATAATGTAAAGGAAGAGTGCTTCAAGTCAGTTAAAATGGTAGAACAGGCTATACTAAGAGCGGTaattctctctcctcatttttCTTATGGTACAAAGTTTAATGAAAACTAGAATGATGACAACTTTCGGGTTGGAATTTTTTCGTGCATCTAAGCTTATTATTTTACCTTTTAGATCCATGAGAGCAGCTCCGGGAGGGAGTACATTATACCCAACATAGTGGAGCTTGGGTTCCTTTTGTTAGAGTCAGCTGGTCGTTCTGACGAAAGAAAAGATGACGAGTTGTTGGGCGTTGAAGGACTGGGCATTCAAACACTCAAGACATTGTTTGATGTCCATGACATAGCTAGAAATGAGGTGGACGGAAACTTAACATAGTTAGCCTTATGATCAATCTAATTATGGTTGCTAGATGGCAATACGTCAGACATTAATTTTTCTGTTCATGAATATGCTGCCGCAGGTGATTGAGCAGTGCAAGTTTCGGATACTCTCTCTAAAGCCTCAACAGAGTGTGCCCATTATCAAGTATTTTCAACTGCAATTTATGTATTTTTAGGAATCTTAAAACTTCTCATGCTTGTATTACGCTGTTTCAATCGTTTTCTGATATCCTCCGAATTTGGCAGTTGGGTTTTGATTATTGTTATTTAGTGTTCAAGCTGGGGTTTGGGAATGTTTACCTGCTAATGATAAAAGAAATTAGTGTATAAATCTATATAAATTTTGAGGTTACTAAATATTGCACTGAGCTTGGGCCTTTAGCTTGATCATTCTTAGGGATTCCgattaaattattaattattgGAAAATGGGAAATCTTCTGATATCTGGAAATTGTCACTTTACATTACTTTGGAAGAGAAGGCGGTTATTGATTTATTGATTCTTCAGTTGTCGCTGGAACCAAGACTGGTGATTGGAATGACATTCTGGGTGCTTGTTACATCTCAAAGGTTTCTGCTTATGTTACTTCAGAAGGGTCGGTAAATGGGGCATGTATAGATCTTTAGATAGGTACCAAGTCTATAATGAACAAGCACTAGACATTTGACTTTGTCAAAGGAGACGATACAATGTCATTTTTCCAGTTCCATATGCTGAGTGATACTGTGATAATCTACCAGCTTCTGTCAATCAAATTCTGGCATCGGGAGGGTGGCATTGTTTGGTAAagtgcaaacaaaaaaattgaccaACCATTAATAGCTGAAAGGCATTGGCTGAGACAAGTTTGAGAGTTGGAGGGGTAGCTCTGCCCTTCACTACACAATGTCGTCATTCGTCAATTATCAAAAGTCATCTACACGTGTGCATGAGTATGTGTAGGTGCACATGGGTTCTTCTTTCTGTTGTATTATATAAATTCCAGTTCACGAAAAACTTGAGGGTGGGATAGCTATATCCTAGTTATATGGATGCTTAGCTGACTGAGGATGGATGCTGCACATCTTGAGATGAATGCTTTGTGCAACTTTCTAGTTCCTTGTTCTTCTTGCACATTTACCTGCAGACTAGAAATATTATTCTGTTGCATGTAAGGGAACagttttcttttagtttttgaagGTATCTGATTCTGCAGACTTCTCAGCCGCCTGGTACAAAGTTATCCTTATCCGTTGCTGGAGCATGTTGCCCATCTGAAAGAGCTGTTGGACTATTTCACATTCATGCATTCTGGAACCGCTCTGAGCATTTTCATTGCACTTTTACCGCTCACCAAGCTCAGTCATGATCTTAAGGTCTCTGCAATTTGGTTATCTTTTTGCACAAGTTTCTAATAAGTGAGCCAGTGTGGCTTACTTTATACTTAATTCTTTCCCCAAAACAACAGAGGTATATGATTCTGGTTGTCCGGAAGGCTGTATTTAGAAGAGAAATTGAAGTACGTGTATCTGCAACCAGTGCAATTGTTCATCTGATCCTGTCAGAACAGAAAATTGGTAAGATGGACTCTGATTCGGTATCTGAGATATCTAGCCAAGCTAGCTGCAGCCAGCAAGCTGAGGTAAACTGTCAGATGGGAGCCACTCTCTTCCAAGAGCTAAGGGGTCCACTAAGGAGGTGTCTATCTCAGCAGGTATATTTTGGTTTCTcactggtctctctctctctctctgtatcttTCTCACTCgccctcacacacacacaagcacacaTTGTCTTGCATCAGTCTAAGCATGTTGAATAATTGTTTTGCTTTGCAGGCACTAGTAAAAGAGACCTTGTACCAAGGCCTTGTGAAGCTTGTTTTGTTTGATCCATCTCTGGCGGAGATTGTACTGGATTTCCTTTTGCCTCATTTTCTTAAATTCAATATATCCCAAGAGGTAACATTTGGTTCACCTCCTATCTCAGATTCTCAGACTACCAATTTGGTTGGTTAGTATAAATGGACCCAAAAGTTTAATATTCTGCCCTTACTTATCCATCTGAACTTCTTGGACTATTGTTTCCAGAATGTGCAATTCAGCCATACAAACCATTGTCTTTGCTCATGCATTTGTTGCAgtttgtttttcattatttaaattAGTGCTTGatatatgtgttttttgttGACAGGAATCCAATTTTCGTCTTGTTTTGGACAATTGTATTAAAATTGAGAATGGGAAACCCTATCTTGATGAACCACTTGATTGTTTGTTTTCATGTGCTTGTTGGATTCTTTTTCTCCAGCCGCCAGGTAAAACTAAGCAGCCATTAGATCATTCATGGTCTTGCTTTggcttctctctttctcaggAGAATGAGGTACTTTCTTGCATATTGACCTCTGTTTAATAATaaatcatcaaattttcaaagtcACAGCTCTGGCTAATGATTGGTGGCTAATGCAGCCAGGTGGGGTCTCCTGTGCTGAGGCATTTGCAAATGCTGTATTGCAGGTAAGGAAGTACTTCGGGACAGTGAGATTGGAAGGTATGGTATATTAGCTGTTAGTATCATTCTCCTGGAAACCTTGTTCTTGGCTGCTAATTTGCCTTTACATTTCTTCAGATATTTTAACTAAGGAGATAGACGTACAGTCTCTGGATGGACAAACAACTAGTTACCATGCATTTATTTTGTTGGGAATTCTAGAGGTGCTGGTAAATGCTGTTGCGACAGACTTGGAAAAATcaaaggaaggagaaaaaaatcaatatgaaaaagaacTTTATAATTTCCTTAATTTGTATGATTCAATTGAGAAGGTTTACTTTCCAAAGTCTACTAAGAATggttcgaagagaaagagagtgaacTCTACTTCCTCGGATATGTTTAATGCGCCCAATTGTGAGAGCAAAGAGGGCCATGAAAATGAGTTGCTGAAGCTCAGACAAAGAAGAAGCCCTTTCCTGTCAACCGTGAGTGTTCAACATTTATTCATGATGGTGATGCAAAATGGTGATGAAAGTCACAATTGCCAAGCTGTTTCTCAGAATTATCATCAAACTTCCCAACAAAAGCCATCCGCATGTCACTCTAAGCTGATTCGTTTTGTACTCAACGCTTGTCTTCGTCAGTTAAAAACTTACTCCTTGATGGCATCTGATGACCCATTGAAGGCTTTGATATATGGAGATATCAAGTCCCTAGGGCTTCCATTGTTGCAGCTGGTTTGCCTGCTTGAATCACATTTGGACACAGAGAAAATACCAAAGATCAaggaagcaaaagagaaaggagCTTTTGATGATGGAGAAGGAGTACTCCATTTGTCCCTAATGTGCCTGCATGAGTTATTCAAAATAATTCTATTAGGGTCTCATATTGAGGATACTCTAAACGAAATGATGTCCGATTGGAAACATATGTTTAATTCAGGGGAAAGTGCATGTATGGAAGATAATGAAGTTGGTCAATGTGATTTATCTGTTGGAGATCAGAAGCTGACAAcagtttatttgtttttcaagatGGTTATAAGGCCACTATTTTGTAAACTTCTAGGACTTTCCCAATTTCGAGAATGTGAGGTAAATACAAACTTATATCCACTCGATGTCTGTGTCTCCAGAGAaggttttattttcttaatgcttttgtttttccttttcctctctcaTGCCTATCAGTTTCAAGAAAACACACCTCTGGAAAAATAA contains these protein-coding regions:
- the LOC116255283 gene encoding uncharacterized protein LOC116255283, whose product is MEEPESEEVSSQEPLPQITDDDVRLHGSSPSALSSFLSDSPENASLHLSFLISFLHLFFSRSIPPNPQTISLISQSLLPSLPVRLLPSLMETLLSLFQEAPTIDSDLALPLDLIPVALYLLQSTPSLRIPGCHDQVPAIEYVDSVLDRILELEWTHSFLLRLTHLLREFPFGERKNSRSSEFLLKVFAVMEGVDPQDVPPLVYKILILASKGFDRKVVANGIVGFFSDARAWPALVRRQVEGTTLLHLDFVVKQDPLLGQQFLNTLRSSPERMSHFGVAMLLSFGRIRRFAEASMSVLRIAVLNSHRDHRLASVCKWLPDNVKEECFKSVKMVEQAILRAIHESSSGREYIIPNIVELGFLLLESAGRSDERKDDELLGVEGLGIQTLKTLFDVHDIARNEVIEQCKFRILSLKPQQSVPIIKLLSRLVQSYPYPLLEHVAHLKELLDYFTFMHSGTALSIFIALLPLTKLSHDLKRYMILVVRKAVFRREIEVRVSATSAIVHLILSEQKIGKMDSDSVSEISSQASCSQQAEVNCQMGATLFQELRGPLRRCLSQQALVKETLYQGLVKLVLFDPSLAEIVLDFLLPHFLKFNISQEESNFRLVLDNCIKIENGKPYLDEPLDCLFSCACWILFLQPPGKTKQPLDHSWSCFGFSLSQENEPGGVSCAEAFANAVLQVRKYFGTVRLEDILTKEIDVQSLDGQTTSYHAFILLGILEVLVNAVATDLEKSKEGEKNQYEKELYNFLNLYDSIEKVYFPKSTKNGSKRKRVNSTSSDMFNAPNCESKEGHENELLKLRQRRSPFLSTVSVQHLFMMVMQNGDESHNCQAVSQNYHQTSQQKPSACHSKLIRFVLNACLRQLKTYSLMASDDPLKALIYGDIKSLGLPLLQLVCLLESHLDTEKIPKIKEAKEKGAFDDGEGVLHLSLMCLHELFKIILLGSHIEDTLNEMMSDWKHMFNSGESACMEDNEVGQCDLSVGDQKLTTVYLFFKMVIRPLFCKLLGLSQFRECEVLLDIALLLGKILPCSLANSIGEWANHMCRTTNLANPKASESLSAIAIYLSSSPNDLAIACSMASELLKVIGTEEEEPIKESKVYLTINNLTGNAVATLILHSMEYFIVDLEWAVLKWKTVSRDSSLHLEAALCARAEAVVSLASQFAEMNLKDPHAEQFLKLAARIYKNLACIAKFCIASKGYKQTIPSNEFQKLVEVTCKKLTCSLYNFMALKQGDQQEVLKKKGVVNKIRRETKCIPNLVFQIEDYERYLIKLSKLTKVNLLRHAKRSTARDFKILDIRSMNEPGASGRRSSQASHDECQKGSDDESEEEENEDAQDEGGSGSPESAEERKNDDSNEECTVLRTKRTKRNVVKDSEEDSE